In Apium graveolens cultivar Ventura unplaced genomic scaffold, ASM990537v1 ctg3151, whole genome shotgun sequence, one DNA window encodes the following:
- the LOC141700973 gene encoding secreted RxLR effector protein 161-like, translating to MERPKQMHMNVVKRKCRYLKGTLQYGLVYMKGQGNYILSGFSDSDLAGRVDDRKSTGGMSFYLDENLITWVSQKQRCVALSSCEVEFMAATAAACQENWLQRVLSHIMGIKSVSVTLYIDNRSAVDLARNPVFHGVVNTLTCAIIVFVTALRKVSLLLNMFVQMNNVLIY from the coding sequence ATGGAGAGGCCTAAACAGATGCATATGAATGTTGTCAAGAGAAAATGTCGATATTTGAAAGGAACACTGCAGTATGGATTGGTTTATATGAAAGGGCAAGGAAATTATATTCTATCTGGTTTCTCTGACAGTGACCTAGCAGGTCGTGTGGATGATCGAAAGAGCACAGGAGGGATGTCATTTTACCTTGACGAGAACTTGATTACATGGGTCTCTCAAAAACAGCGGTGTGTTGCACTTTCTTCATGTGAGGTTGAATTTATGGCAGCAACGGCCGCTGCCTGCCAGGAAAATTGGTTGCAACGAGTTCTGAGTCATATTATGGGTATCAAGTCTGTTTCAGTCACTCTGTACATCGACAATAGGTCTGCTGTGGATTTAGCTCGCAATCCGGTGTTCCATGGCGTAGTAAACACATTGACTTGCGCTATCATTGTATTCGTGACTGCATTGAGAAAAGTCTCATTGTTATTAAACATGTTTGTACAAATGAACAACGTGCTGATATACTAA